In one window of Egicoccus sp. AB-alg2 DNA:
- the holA gene encoding DNA polymerase III subunit delta: MTPVLLLVGDDDLLLHRELERALADLRAQDPELTVETCDVQETDHLPELRTASLFGGRTCVVVRGAENLSGDLKAEVEAYVASPTDEAVLVVVARGVGKIQKIAKLAKEHGQRIDVKTPPDWDDRGWQRLAGEEFRRLKRKADATAIAALLAHAGNDPGTIASKVGSVCATHAGVATLTAEHVESAVEGHGRRSGFAIADAVAERDPAGALVAVRGSLEAGEAPLAILGALTFRMRQLLLVRSGAAPKEAGVSPGQHRRLQGLAAAFNPGELAWCHDRLAQLDVDLKGADLPDHLLLELAILEVATPREVGRPWNPLAPT; encoded by the coding sequence ATGACTCCCGTGCTGCTCCTCGTCGGCGACGACGACCTGCTGTTGCACCGCGAGCTCGAACGTGCCCTCGCCGACCTGCGCGCGCAGGATCCGGAGCTCACGGTCGAGACGTGCGACGTGCAGGAGACCGACCACCTGCCGGAACTGCGCACCGCCTCGTTGTTCGGCGGGCGCACCTGCGTCGTGGTGCGCGGGGCGGAGAACCTGTCGGGCGACCTGAAGGCCGAGGTGGAGGCCTACGTCGCGTCCCCGACCGACGAGGCGGTGCTGGTCGTCGTCGCCCGCGGCGTCGGCAAGATCCAGAAGATCGCCAAGCTCGCCAAGGAGCACGGGCAGCGGATCGACGTGAAGACCCCGCCGGACTGGGACGACCGGGGCTGGCAGCGTCTGGCCGGCGAGGAGTTCCGCCGGCTGAAGCGCAAGGCGGACGCCACCGCGATCGCCGCGCTGCTGGCCCACGCCGGCAACGACCCGGGCACGATCGCGTCCAAGGTCGGCTCGGTGTGCGCCACCCACGCCGGTGTGGCCACCCTGACCGCCGAGCACGTCGAGTCGGCCGTCGAGGGACACGGGCGCCGGTCCGGCTTCGCCATCGCCGACGCCGTGGCCGAACGCGACCCGGCCGGCGCACTGGTCGCGGTCCGCGGTTCGCTGGAGGCCGGCGAGGCGCCGCTGGCCATCCTCGGCGCGCTGACCTTCCGCATGCGCCAGCTCCTGCTGGTCCGAAGCGGCGCGGCGCCGAAGGAGGCCGGCGTGTCGCCTGGCCAGCACCGCCGCCTGCAGGGCCTCGCCGCAGCCTTCAACCCGGGCGAGCTGGCCTGGTGCCACGACCGCCTGGCACAGCTCGACGTCGACCTCAAGGGCGCCGACCTCCCCGACCACCTCCTCCTCGAACTGGCCATCCTCGAGGTGGCCACCCCCCGAGAAGTAGGCCGCCCCTGGAACCCCCTCGCCCCCACCTGA
- a CDS encoding ComEA family DNA-binding protein yields MDDADPIPLRQRALTWLQATPAEAAGVALLLLGALVATGLFVVQAAQRPGATPGDAAGLIGDVHDGAEVDGAAPDPHEHHHAHPRDAGGVAGDPGLSEPPAAGSAEAGVGADGTGGTSAPASLVVHVTGAVSTPGVVTLDGGARVADAIAAAGGATDDARLDHLNLARLLEDGEHVHLPREGEDPPPPTGGAPGSGGDAAAGAAGGGDAPIDLNRAGEEELQRLPGIGPSKSAAIVRHREEHGPFQVPGDLREVPGIGEKTFQQLADLVTVS; encoded by the coding sequence ATGGACGACGCCGACCCGATCCCGCTGCGCCAACGGGCGCTGACCTGGCTCCAGGCGACCCCGGCCGAAGCGGCCGGTGTGGCGCTGCTGCTCCTCGGCGCGCTGGTGGCCACCGGCCTGTTCGTGGTCCAGGCCGCGCAGCGCCCGGGCGCGACACCAGGCGACGCGGCAGGCCTGATCGGTGACGTCCACGACGGCGCCGAGGTGGACGGTGCGGCACCGGACCCGCACGAGCACCACCACGCTCACCCACGGGACGCCGGCGGCGTCGCCGGCGATCCGGGTCTGTCGGAACCGCCGGCCGCGGGGTCGGCCGAGGCAGGGGTCGGGGCCGACGGAACCGGCGGCACGTCGGCACCCGCGAGCCTCGTGGTCCACGTCACCGGTGCCGTGTCGACACCAGGGGTCGTGACCCTCGATGGCGGAGCGCGGGTGGCGGACGCGATCGCCGCAGCGGGCGGTGCCACCGACGACGCCCGGCTCGACCACCTCAACCTCGCGCGTCTGCTGGAGGATGGCGAGCACGTCCACCTGCCGCGTGAGGGCGAGGATCCACCGCCCCCGACGGGCGGCGCGCCGGGATCGGGCGGCGACGCGGCGGCGGGGGCGGCGGGGGGCGGTGACGCACCGATCGACCTCAACCGTGCCGGCGAGGAGGAGCTCCAGCGGCTGCCCGGCATCGGTCCGAGCAAGTCGGCCGCGATCGTCCGGCACCGCGAGGAGCACGGCCCGTTCCAGGTGCCCGGCGACCTGCGCGAGGTCCCCGGGATCGGCGAGAAGACCTTCCAGCAGCTGGCCGACCTGGTCACGGTGTCGTGA
- a CDS encoding DegV family protein — translation MGRGVAVVTDSTCDLPADLVERLGIRVVPLSVTFGDETLISGVTISNEAFYDRLAATSRLPTTSQPAPAWFEEAYADCVDDGHDAVVSLHVSAALSGTVDLARHRAGRAGLPVEVVDTQLVGGALGLAALRAHRVAEAGGTVAEVVEVAEAVRDRSLSLLVVDDLSHLKRGGRLTGAQAAVGSVLRVKPVLQVVEGRVEVRERTRTWQRALDRVAEMAVEHAAGREVDVVVAHAVAAERAASLWSRLEGRLEVGERLETHMGPIVGAHVGPGAVGIAVVPRADA, via the coding sequence GTGGGACGCGGTGTCGCGGTGGTGACCGACTCGACCTGCGACCTGCCGGCGGACCTCGTCGAGCGCCTCGGCATCCGGGTCGTGCCGCTGTCGGTGACGTTCGGCGACGAGACGCTCATCTCCGGCGTCACCATCTCCAACGAGGCCTTCTACGACCGCCTCGCCGCGACGTCGCGGCTGCCGACCACGTCGCAGCCCGCACCGGCCTGGTTCGAGGAGGCCTACGCCGACTGCGTGGACGACGGCCACGACGCCGTCGTGTCCCTACACGTGTCCGCCGCGCTGTCGGGCACCGTCGACCTGGCCCGGCACCGCGCCGGCCGGGCCGGCCTGCCCGTCGAAGTGGTCGACACGCAACTGGTCGGTGGCGCGCTGGGTCTCGCGGCCCTTCGTGCCCACCGTGTCGCCGAGGCCGGCGGCACGGTTGCCGAGGTGGTGGAGGTCGCCGAGGCCGTGCGCGACCGGTCGCTGAGCCTGCTCGTGGTGGACGATCTGTCCCACCTCAAGCGCGGCGGTCGCCTCACCGGCGCGCAGGCCGCCGTCGGCAGCGTGCTGCGGGTGAAGCCGGTCCTGCAGGTCGTCGAGGGGCGCGTCGAGGTACGCGAACGCACCCGGACCTGGCAGCGGGCGTTGGACCGGGTCGCGGAGATGGCGGTGGAGCACGCTGCGGGCCGCGAGGTGGACGTGGTGGTCGCCCACGCCGTCGCCGCCGAGCGGGCCGCGTCACTGTGGTCACGGCTCGAAGGGCGGCTGGAGGTCGGCGAGCGGCTGGAGACGCACATGGGCCCCATCGTCGGCGCCCACGTGGGTCCGGGGGCCGTCGGGATCGCCGTGGTGCCGCGCGCCGACGCCTGA
- a CDS encoding alpha/beta fold hydrolase, giving the protein MAARFTRANGLTFAYVEAGPPDGPLALCLHGFPDTPATWRHLLPRLAEAGFHAVAPWARGYPPTGVPDRVRVEPDTLAADVNALHRALGGGRDAVLIGHDWGAIAGMRAAAAAPERWRRLVTLAVPPERVLLGAAGDGPQVVRSRYALAALLPGAEHRMASADAAGFVRLWRRWSPDYVPTEDDLAPLRAVLRSPGAPRAVLAYYRGFVPAVLSGRALSHRVPLPPQPHLMLHGRDDGCIGVVWAERSIGRLPHPASRVVILDGVGHFLHLERPDDVGDLVLDHVVAPGTPPSTATAQPSTP; this is encoded by the coding sequence GTGGCAGCGCGGTTCACACGGGCCAACGGTCTGACGTTCGCCTACGTCGAGGCGGGGCCGCCGGACGGCCCCCTGGCGCTGTGCCTGCACGGCTTCCCGGACACGCCGGCGACTTGGCGCCACCTGCTGCCGCGACTGGCCGAGGCGGGCTTCCACGCGGTGGCGCCGTGGGCGCGGGGCTATCCACCGACCGGGGTGCCCGACCGGGTACGGGTCGAGCCCGACACGCTGGCCGCCGACGTCAACGCCCTGCACCGGGCGCTCGGGGGCGGCCGCGACGCGGTGCTGATCGGACACGACTGGGGCGCCATCGCCGGCATGCGGGCCGCGGCGGCCGCGCCCGAACGGTGGCGCCGGCTGGTGACGCTGGCGGTCCCACCGGAGCGGGTGCTGCTGGGGGCCGCCGGTGACGGCCCGCAGGTGGTGCGCTCGCGCTACGCGCTCGCGGCGCTGCTGCCGGGGGCCGAGCACCGCATGGCCTCAGCGGACGCCGCCGGGTTCGTGCGGTTGTGGCGACGCTGGTCGCCGGACTACGTGCCGACCGAGGACGACCTGGCGCCGTTGCGGGCGGTCCTGCGCAGCCCCGGCGCCCCACGGGCGGTGCTCGCGTACTACCGCGGGTTCGTCCCGGCGGTGCTGTCCGGCCGGGCCCTCTCACACCGGGTCCCCCTGCCGCCACAGCCGCACCTGATGCTGCACGGCCGTGACGACGGCTGCATCGGCGTGGTCTGGGCCGAGCGCAGCATCGGACGGCTGCCGCACCCCGCCTCGCGCGTGGTGATCCTCGACGGCGTCGGCCACTTCCTGCACCTCGAGCGGCCCGACGACGTCGGCGACCTCGTCCTCGACCACGTCGTCGCCCCGGGCACGCCGCCCTCGACCGCGACGGCCCAGCCCTCGACCCCGTGA
- a CDS encoding TIGR03557 family F420-dependent LLM class oxidoreductase yields MANYGFTLFSELNGPKEMVEQAVAAERAGGVDFLGMSDHFHPWLSRHTDSPFAWTALGAVATATERLEMVTLVTCPFLRYHPAIIAQAAATVQILADGRFTLGLGAGENLSEHIVGRGWPPVDVRHEMFAEAVEIIRELWTGEWVTYHGQHLTAQDAKLHTLPEQAPRIALAASGPQSIELAVEHGDDIVCDSPEPDVVEGFKAQKPEGRAYAQIPVAYDEDFDTALDAAHHFAFGATGWKVMAELPNIPGFDATAALVDDDAIQELVVTGSDPKPLVDKLQQAVETGYDHIAVVQVGPERTDRFQDWFTQKVRPELP; encoded by the coding sequence GTGGCGAACTACGGCTTCACCCTCTTCTCCGAACTCAACGGCCCCAAGGAGATGGTCGAACAGGCCGTCGCCGCCGAACGGGCCGGCGGTGTCGACTTCCTCGGCATGTCCGACCACTTCCACCCGTGGCTCAGCCGCCACACGGACAGCCCGTTCGCCTGGACCGCGCTGGGGGCCGTCGCGACGGCCACCGAACGGCTCGAGATGGTCACCCTCGTGACCTGCCCGTTCCTGCGCTACCACCCCGCGATCATCGCGCAGGCGGCCGCCACCGTGCAGATCCTGGCCGACGGCCGGTTCACGCTGGGGCTCGGTGCCGGCGAGAACCTCTCCGAGCACATCGTCGGCCGGGGCTGGCCGCCCGTCGACGTCCGCCACGAAATGTTCGCCGAGGCGGTCGAGATCATCCGCGAGCTGTGGACCGGCGAGTGGGTGACCTACCACGGCCAGCACCTGACCGCGCAGGACGCCAAGCTGCACACGCTGCCCGAGCAGGCGCCCCGGATCGCGCTGGCCGCCTCCGGACCCCAGTCGATCGAGCTCGCCGTCGAGCACGGCGACGACATCGTGTGCGACTCCCCCGAGCCGGACGTCGTCGAGGGCTTCAAGGCGCAGAAGCCCGAGGGCCGCGCCTACGCCCAGATCCCCGTCGCCTACGACGAGGACTTCGACACCGCCCTGGACGCCGCCCACCACTTCGCGTTCGGCGCCACCGGCTGGAAGGTGATGGCGGAACTGCCCAACATCCCCGGCTTCGACGCCACGGCCGCACTGGTCGACGACGACGCCATCCAGGAGCTGGTCGTGACCGGCAGCGACCCGAAGCCGCTCGTCGACAAGCTCCAGCAGGCGGTGGAGACCGGCTACGACCACATCGCCGTCGTGCAGGTCGGCCCCGAACGCACCGACCGCTTCCAGGACTGGTTCACCCAGAAGGTCCGCCCCGAACTGCCGTAA
- the leuS gene encoding leucine--tRNA ligase — MSDGQAIPTGTEVERYDPLAFEPAIARRWHDERVYSLPLDATADGEGFYALTMFPYPSGDLHMGHAEIFSIHDALVRHLRMTGRTVLNPIGWDAFGLPAENAARNRGADPAKWTYDNIAEQRATIARLGYSFDWDRVLHTCDAEYYRWTQWLFLQLFDAGLAYRRAAAVNWCEGCQTVLANEQVVDGACERCGTVVVRKPLTQWFFRITDYADELLDALPTLDWPERVKTLQRNWIGRSEGAEVTFRTADADGPGEEVVVYTTRPDTLYGATYFVFSPEHPLVEARMGDDPDYRAFMDEVSRKSEIERMASFEGTAEKGTGRQKRGLRLNFDMVNPATGENVPAYAADYVLMDYGTGAIMAVPAHDQRDFDFARQEDLEVRVVVAPEDGTDLDGAHMTEAYAGDGVTVNSGPYDGLDWRETKQRITADLEQRGIAKATVNYRLRDWLISRQRSWGAPIPIIHCPSCGEVAVPDDQLPVRLPDDLDFQVAGSPLALHPTWKHDVTCPQCGSEEAVRDTDTMDTFVDSSWYFLRYLDPRSDDLAWPVQPAGRWLPIDQYTGGVEHAVLHLLYARFVVKAMRDRGLVAADEPFQALLSQGQVILGGAAMSKSKGNLVVPGEVYETYGADTLRGTMLFASPPEDDIDWADVSPGGMHKWLSRVWRLTLEHVAREESGLAEPGPDDAVAALRKATAEAIVGASEDYAARKYNTAIAKLMTLTNAVLDATRNGVHGPATRDALEVLQKLLAPICPFITEELWRRLGHGDSVHDQSWPQADTSLLVEDEVTIVVQVNGKVRARVTVPADADQSATETAARDAVADQLTGEVRKVIVVPGKLVNLVVA; from the coding sequence GTGAGCGACGGGCAGGCGATCCCGACCGGCACCGAGGTCGAGCGCTACGACCCGCTCGCCTTCGAGCCGGCGATCGCACGGCGCTGGCACGACGAGCGCGTCTACTCGCTGCCGCTCGACGCGACCGCGGACGGCGAAGGTTTCTACGCCCTGACGATGTTCCCGTACCCCAGCGGTGACCTGCACATGGGGCACGCGGAGATCTTCTCGATCCACGACGCGCTCGTGCGGCACCTGCGCATGACGGGCCGCACCGTGCTGAACCCGATCGGCTGGGACGCCTTCGGGCTGCCGGCGGAGAACGCCGCCCGCAACCGCGGCGCCGACCCCGCCAAGTGGACCTACGACAACATCGCCGAGCAGCGGGCCACGATCGCGCGTCTGGGCTACTCGTTCGACTGGGACCGGGTGCTGCACACCTGCGACGCGGAGTACTACCGCTGGACCCAGTGGCTGTTCCTGCAGCTGTTCGACGCCGGGCTGGCCTACCGCCGTGCCGCCGCGGTCAACTGGTGCGAGGGCTGCCAGACCGTGCTCGCCAACGAGCAGGTCGTCGACGGTGCCTGCGAGCGTTGCGGCACCGTCGTCGTCCGCAAGCCGCTGACCCAGTGGTTCTTCCGCATCACCGACTACGCGGACGAACTGCTGGACGCGCTGCCGACGCTGGACTGGCCGGAGCGGGTCAAGACCCTGCAGCGCAACTGGATCGGTCGCTCCGAGGGCGCCGAGGTCACCTTCCGCACCGCCGACGCCGACGGCCCGGGGGAGGAGGTCGTCGTCTACACGACCCGGCCCGACACCCTGTACGGCGCCACCTACTTCGTCTTCTCGCCCGAGCACCCGCTGGTCGAGGCGCGCATGGGCGACGACCCCGACTACCGCGCCTTCATGGACGAGGTCTCACGCAAGTCCGAGATCGAGCGCATGGCCTCGTTCGAGGGGACCGCGGAGAAGGGCACCGGACGCCAGAAGCGCGGCCTGCGCCTGAACTTCGACATGGTCAATCCGGCCACGGGCGAGAACGTTCCCGCCTACGCCGCCGACTACGTGCTGATGGACTACGGCACCGGCGCGATCATGGCCGTGCCCGCCCACGACCAGCGCGACTTCGACTTCGCCCGCCAGGAAGACCTCGAGGTGCGTGTCGTCGTCGCGCCCGAGGACGGCACCGACCTCGACGGTGCGCACATGACCGAGGCGTACGCCGGCGACGGCGTGACCGTCAACTCCGGCCCGTACGACGGGCTGGACTGGCGCGAGACCAAGCAGCGCATCACCGCCGACCTCGAGCAGCGCGGCATCGCCAAGGCGACCGTCAACTACCGGCTGCGCGACTGGCTGATCTCCCGGCAGCGCTCCTGGGGCGCACCGATCCCGATCATCCACTGCCCGTCCTGCGGCGAGGTGGCCGTCCCCGACGACCAGCTGCCCGTCCGGCTGCCCGACGACCTCGACTTCCAGGTGGCCGGCTCACCACTGGCGCTGCACCCGACGTGGAAGCACGACGTCACCTGCCCGCAGTGCGGCTCCGAGGAAGCGGTCCGCGACACGGACACGATGGACACGTTCGTGGACTCGTCGTGGTACTTCCTGCGCTACCTCGACCCGCGCAGCGACGACCTCGCCTGGCCCGTGCAGCCGGCCGGCCGGTGGCTGCCGATCGACCAGTACACCGGCGGGGTCGAGCACGCCGTGCTGCACCTGCTCTACGCCCGCTTCGTCGTGAAGGCCATGCGCGACCGTGGGCTGGTCGCCGCCGACGAGCCGTTCCAGGCGCTGCTCAGCCAGGGCCAGGTCATCCTCGGCGGCGCGGCCATGTCCAAGTCGAAGGGCAACCTCGTCGTGCCGGGCGAGGTCTACGAGACCTACGGCGCCGACACGCTGCGCGGCACGATGCTGTTCGCCTCGCCGCCCGAGGACGACATCGACTGGGCCGACGTCTCGCCCGGCGGCATGCACAAGTGGCTCTCGCGCGTGTGGCGCCTCACCCTGGAGCACGTCGCCCGTGAGGAGTCGGGGCTGGCCGAACCCGGCCCGGACGACGCCGTCGCCGCGCTACGCAAGGCGACCGCCGAGGCCATCGTCGGTGCCAGCGAGGACTACGCGGCGCGCAAGTACAACACCGCCATCGCCAAGCTGATGACGCTGACCAACGCCGTGCTCGACGCCACCCGCAACGGCGTGCACGGGCCCGCGACCCGCGACGCGCTCGAGGTGCTGCAGAAGCTGCTGGCGCCGATCTGCCCGTTCATCACCGAGGAGCTGTGGCGGCGGCTCGGCCACGGCGACTCCGTCCACGACCAGTCGTGGCCGCAGGCGGACACCTCGCTGCTCGTCGAGGACGAGGTCACGATCGTCGTCCAGGTCAACGGCAAGGTCCGCGCCCGCGTCACCGTGCCGGCCGACGCCGACCAGTCCGCGACGGAGACCGCCGCCCGCGACGCCGTCGCCGACCAGCTGACCGGCGAGGTGCGCAAGGTGATCGTCGTTCCCGGCAAGCTCGTCAACCTCGTCGTCGCCTAG
- a CDS encoding YihY/virulence factor BrkB family protein, giving the protein MGLADRDTGTAGRGRTDAPDRDRVIDVRDADERAASSHAADARRDTGGRDQPDGRDAGSPTDIPGSGWKSIGKRVVTELKNDHVSLLAAGVAFKGLLALFPAIIAAISIWGLVADPAQIQQQMANLTGALPADAAGLIEGQMTQVAETGSGALSFALVVSILIALWSASGGMAGLIEGCNAAYDEVDQRKFPIKRGLALALTLGGIVFLLIALGLIAVLPGVVDQLGLGQAGELAIRVAQWPLLAVLVIGALGVIYKVGPDRDSPQFKWASTGAIVATVLWLIGSALFTLYVENFGNFGETYGAFAGIIVLMLWLFLTAFVVLLGAEINAEQERQTLRDTTVGAEEPIGRRGAHAADTTPEEFEGRTS; this is encoded by the coding sequence GTGGGACTCGCCGACCGCGACACCGGGACGGCAGGACGGGGGCGTACCGACGCCCCGGACCGTGATCGCGTCATCGACGTGCGCGACGCCGACGAGCGCGCCGCGTCGTCGCACGCTGCCGATGCCCGCCGCGACACGGGCGGACGTGACCAGCCTGACGGACGTGACGCCGGCTCGCCGACCGACATCCCGGGGTCCGGGTGGAAGAGCATCGGCAAGCGCGTGGTCACGGAGCTGAAGAACGACCACGTGTCGCTGCTGGCGGCGGGTGTGGCGTTCAAGGGCCTGCTGGCGCTGTTCCCGGCGATCATCGCCGCGATCAGCATCTGGGGGCTGGTGGCCGACCCGGCGCAGATCCAGCAGCAGATGGCGAACCTGACCGGCGCCCTGCCCGCCGACGCCGCCGGCCTCATCGAAGGCCAGATGACCCAGGTGGCAGAGACCGGTTCGGGCGCGTTGTCGTTCGCGCTGGTGGTGTCCATCCTGATCGCGCTGTGGAGCGCGTCCGGAGGTATGGCCGGGCTGATCGAGGGCTGCAACGCCGCCTACGACGAGGTGGACCAACGCAAGTTCCCGATCAAGCGCGGACTGGCGCTGGCGCTCACGCTGGGCGGCATCGTGTTCCTGCTGATCGCCCTGGGCCTCATCGCGGTGCTGCCGGGGGTCGTCGACCAGCTCGGGCTCGGCCAGGCCGGCGAGCTGGCGATCCGTGTCGCGCAGTGGCCCCTGCTGGCGGTGCTGGTGATCGGCGCGCTTGGCGTCATCTACAAGGTCGGTCCCGACCGCGACTCGCCGCAGTTCAAGTGGGCCAGCACCGGCGCGATCGTGGCGACCGTGCTGTGGCTGATCGGGTCGGCGCTGTTCACCCTCTACGTGGAGAACTTCGGCAACTTCGGTGAGACCTACGGCGCCTTCGCCGGCATCATCGTGCTGATGCTGTGGCTGTTCCTGACCGCGTTCGTGGTGCTGCTCGGTGCGGAGATCAACGCCGAGCAGGAGCGCCAGACGCTGCGCGACACCACCGTCGGCGCCGAGGAGCCGATCGGACGTCGCGGCGCCCACGCGGCCGACACGACGCCCGAGGAGTTCGAGGGACGCACCTCGTAG
- a CDS encoding DUF3618 domain-containing protein → MSQYATTPTSQDPEQLRSEIARTRADMDRTLAELEDRVSPSRIKERQTEKVRGRFQRAKDAVMGATPDAEQVQGTASDVAGRASGTLQDAGEAIQQAPQRVEQVTRGNPLAAGLVAFGVGALVGSLLPPSRAEQELASELRDNFEDPVRQQVQEAGQEMKTQLQEHAQHAMEDTKQSAQQAVEETRSQAQDAAQQVQGHAQESAQTVREQR, encoded by the coding sequence ATGAGCCAGTACGCCACCACGCCCACCTCGCAGGACCCAGAACAGCTACGGAGCGAGATCGCCCGCACCCGGGCCGACATGGACCGCACGCTCGCGGAGCTCGAGGACCGGGTCAGCCCGTCGCGCATCAAGGAACGGCAGACGGAGAAGGTGCGCGGCCGGTTCCAGCGCGCCAAGGACGCCGTCATGGGTGCGACGCCGGATGCCGAGCAGGTACAGGGCACGGCTTCGGACGTCGCCGGTCGCGCGAGCGGGACGCTCCAGGACGCCGGCGAGGCGATCCAGCAGGCACCGCAGCGCGTCGAGCAGGTGACGCGCGGCAACCCGTTGGCCGCCGGACTCGTCGCCTTCGGGGTCGGCGCCCTGGTCGGCTCGTTGCTACCGCCGAGCCGGGCGGAGCAGGAGCTCGCGAGCGAGCTGCGTGACAACTTCGAGGACCCGGTCCGCCAGCAGGTGCAGGAGGCCGGCCAGGAGATGAAGACGCAGCTGCAAGAGCACGCGCAGCACGCGATGGAGGACACCAAGCAGTCCGCGCAGCAGGCCGTCGAGGAGACGCGCTCGCAGGCGCAGGACGCGGCCCAGCAGGTCCAGGGCCACGCGCAGGAGTCGGCCCAGACCGTGCGCGAGCAGCGCTGA
- a CDS encoding phage holin family protein, with translation MSVDPHGSEAVDDLRVDATSAPPPGPDASLSDLISRLGDDVTLLFRQEVELAKVEIKREASSAAKAGGMLGAAGILAFVTLLLLAWAAAWGLAEVMPTGLAFLVVGIVFGVVAAVLFATGKKRFQQVDFTPHATIENVQKDKQVVTDRMSS, from the coding sequence ATGAGCGTCGACCCCCACGGTTCCGAGGCCGTCGACGACCTTCGCGTCGATGCCACGTCGGCACCGCCACCCGGCCCCGACGCCTCCCTCAGCGATCTGATCAGCCGCCTCGGCGACGACGTCACGCTGCTGTTCCGGCAGGAGGTCGAGCTGGCCAAGGTCGAGATCAAACGCGAGGCCAGCTCGGCGGCGAAGGCGGGCGGGATGCTCGGCGCGGCCGGGATCCTCGCCTTCGTGACCCTGCTGCTGCTGGCCTGGGCCGCCGCCTGGGGCCTGGCCGAGGTCATGCCCACCGGCCTGGCCTTCCTCGTCGTCGGGATCGTGTTCGGCGTCGTCGCCGCGGTCCTGTTCGCCACGGGCAAGAAGCGCTTCCAGCAGGTCGACTTCACGCCCCACGCGACCATCGAGAACGTGCAGAAGGACAAGCAGGTCGTCACCGATCGGATGAGCTCATGA